From a region of the Flavobacterium sediminilitoris genome:
- a CDS encoding DEAD/DEAH box helicase — translation MNRNPLSNNVLLNLDLQRLNEMQEVAQNAILNDANVLLLSPTGSGKTLAFLLPIFQMLEEEIKGVQTVILVPSRELGLQIEQVWKKMGTHYKVNMCYGGHSIDTEINNLSNPPALLIGTPGRIADHLDRGSFQTENVKTLVLDEFDKSLQLGFHEEMSYIIGKLTKLNKRVLVSATSGVEIPKYTKVVNPTILDFIEEDKQNVNLDTRIVFSKSKDKLESLFQLICSLNSESAIIFCNHREAVERIYDMLLSKGVLSTFYHGGLDQDERERALIQFRNGSVSFLITTDLGARGLDIPEMKHVIHYHLPSKEDEFTHRNGRTARMLATGTAYVIIHETEKKTDYFDYGKRRLDVSNAKSLPKAPIFQTLYISGGKKNKLNKFDIVGFLSQKGELEKDDIGLIEVKDFISFVAVRYTKVKELLTKIKDEKMKGKKYKIEVARQVMKKEEEDVETHPKFTSRKENNRR, via the coding sequence ATGAATAGAAATCCACTTTCCAATAATGTTCTTTTGAATTTAGACCTTCAAAGACTAAACGAAATGCAAGAAGTAGCTCAAAATGCTATTTTAAATGATGCGAATGTTTTATTACTTTCTCCAACTGGTTCAGGCAAAACATTAGCTTTTTTATTGCCTATTTTCCAAATGTTGGAAGAAGAAATAAAAGGTGTACAAACTGTAATTTTAGTTCCTTCTCGTGAATTAGGTTTGCAAATTGAACAAGTTTGGAAAAAAATGGGAACTCATTATAAAGTAAATATGTGTTATGGTGGTCATTCAATTGATACCGAGATTAATAATTTAAGTAATCCACCTGCATTATTAATTGGAACACCAGGAAGAATTGCTGATCACTTGGATAGAGGAAGTTTTCAGACTGAAAATGTAAAGACATTAGTTTTAGACGAATTTGATAAATCTTTACAACTAGGTTTTCATGAAGAAATGTCTTATATCATTGGAAAACTAACCAAATTAAATAAACGTGTTTTGGTTTCGGCTACTTCCGGAGTTGAGATACCAAAATATACAAAAGTGGTTAACCCAACTATTCTTGATTTTATTGAAGAGGATAAACAAAATGTAAATTTAGACACTCGTATTGTTTTTTCGAAATCAAAAGATAAATTGGAATCGCTTTTTCAATTGATTTGCTCGTTAAATTCAGAATCGGCTATTATTTTTTGTAATCATCGAGAAGCGGTAGAACGTATTTACGATATGTTGCTTTCAAAAGGAGTACTTTCCACTTTTTATCATGGTGGTTTAGATCAAGACGAACGTGAACGTGCTTTAATACAATTTAGAAACGGAAGTGTTTCGTTTTTAATTACAACCGATTTAGGTGCACGTGGTTTGGATATACCAGAAATGAAACATGTAATTCATTATCATTTGCCTTCCAAAGAAGATGAGTTTACGCATAGAAACGGTCGTACAGCTCGTATGCTTGCAACAGGAACGGCTTATGTAATTATTCATGAAACGGAGAAAAAAACAGACTATTTTGATTATGGGAAACGAAGATTAGATGTTTCTAATGCGAAATCGTTACCTAAAGCTCCTATTTTTCAAACCCTTTATATTAGTGGAGGGAAAAAGAATAAGTTGAATAAGTTTGATATTGTTGGTTTTCTTTCTCAAAAAGGAGAACTAGAAAAAGACGATATTGGTTTAATTGAAGTGAAAGATTTTATTTCGTTTGTAGCTGTTCGTTATACGAAAGTAAAAGAGTTACTTACCAAAATTAAGGACGAGAAAATGAAAGGGAAAAAGTATAAAATTGAAGTTGCAAGACAAGTGATGAAAAAAGAAGAGGAAGATGTGGAAACACATCCGAAATTTACTTCTAGAAAAGAGAATAATAGGAGATAA
- a CDS encoding class I SAM-dependent methyltransferase, producing MQKEKCLLCNSTATVFCEKPHHLFHRCDTCQGIFRPKHTFYDAFTEKNHYEQHNNDVNDIGYQNFVAPIVNQILSDFSPEDKGLDFGSGTGPVISKMLKEKEYQVENYDIFFENVPERLIQKYNYISCCEVMEHFHEPLKEFALLHSMLLPNGKLYCKTELFKNQIPFENWYYKNDLTHVFIYQEKTLDWIQEKLQFKSVEVKDKLIIFER from the coding sequence ATGCAAAAAGAAAAGTGTTTATTATGTAATTCAACTGCAACGGTTTTTTGCGAAAAACCACATCATTTATTTCACAGATGTGATACTTGTCAAGGTATTTTTAGACCTAAGCATACTTTTTATGATGCTTTTACAGAAAAGAATCATTACGAACAACATAATAATGATGTGAATGATATTGGTTACCAAAACTTTGTTGCTCCAATAGTGAATCAAATTCTTAGCGATTTTTCTCCAGAAGACAAAGGACTAGACTTTGGCTCAGGAACAGGACCAGTCATTTCTAAAATGCTAAAAGAAAAAGAATATCAAGTTGAGAATTATGATATATTTTTTGAAAATGTACCAGAACGATTAATTCAAAAATATAATTATATTTCTTGCTGTGAAGTGATGGAACATTTTCATGAACCTTTAAAAGAATTTGCATTACTACATTCTATGCTTTTACCTAATGGGAAATTGTATTGTAAAACAGAACTTTTTAAAAATCAAATACCTTTTGAAAATTGGTATTACAAAAATGATTTAACTCATGTTTTTATTTATCAAGAAAAAACATTAGATTGGATACAGGAAAAGCTACAATTTAAAAGTGTAGAGGTAAAGGATAAGCTAATTATTTTTGAGAGATGA
- a CDS encoding alpha/beta hydrolase fold domain-containing protein has product MKQSLSYYITLLVIKLKGIKKKFSQDPIDYKQIRKEDIHHPKEAFFRKSNVARFSILKTQITEIQQNETSTKLLLFIHGGAFISGPAKHHWDTIKEIVKQTNHNVWMCDYPKAPENKIQEISENIDLVYKTALEKYSSKQITLIGDSVGGTLVTALIQRLIEKNSELPNKIILVSPVMDATMSHPQIDKIEAIDPMLSKKGVLSAKKMCATNNDLNNVMLSPINGSFNGFPNTILFLAKNDITYPDQKIVVQKLTEAQNTIEVIEGKNMPHIWPYLPVMKEAKTALKQIIAQLND; this is encoded by the coding sequence ATGAAACAAAGCTTAAGCTATTATATTACTTTGCTAGTTATAAAACTAAAAGGTATTAAAAAAAAATTTAGTCAAGACCCAATTGATTATAAACAAATAAGAAAAGAAGATATTCACCATCCTAAAGAGGCTTTTTTTAGAAAAAGTAATGTAGCACGTTTTTCCATTTTAAAAACCCAAATCACCGAAATACAACAAAATGAAACTAGTACTAAACTGCTTCTATTTATTCATGGAGGTGCTTTTATTTCAGGTCCTGCAAAACATCATTGGGACACTATTAAAGAAATAGTAAAACAAACCAATCACAACGTTTGGATGTGTGATTACCCAAAAGCCCCTGAAAACAAGATTCAAGAAATATCAGAAAATATAGATTTAGTATACAAAACTGCACTAGAAAAGTATTCCTCAAAACAAATTACACTTATAGGTGATTCTGTAGGAGGAACTTTGGTTACCGCTTTAATTCAAAGATTAATTGAGAAGAATAGCGAATTACCCAATAAGATTATACTCGTTTCACCTGTAATGGATGCAACTATGTCACATCCGCAAATAGACAAAATAGAAGCCATTGATCCTATGTTGTCTAAAAAGGGTGTCCTAAGTGCTAAAAAAATGTGTGCTACAAATAATGACTTAAACAATGTAATGTTATCTCCTATAAATGGTAGTTTTAACGGATTTCCAAACACTATTTTATTTTTAGCTAAAAATGACATTACGTATCCTGACCAAAAAATAGTCGTTCAGAAATTAACTGAAGCCCAAAATACTATTGAAGTTATTGAAGGAAAAAATATGCCTCACATTTGGCCTTATCTACCGGTTATGAAAGAGGCAAAAACAGCTTTAAAACAAATTATAGCGCAATTGAATGATTAA